A region from the Candidatus Omnitrophota bacterium genome encodes:
- a CDS encoding TfoX/Sxy family protein has protein sequence MAYNEPLASRVRHVLARRKGLTEKQMFGGLAFLLHGKMCCGVLQDKLVVRVGPAHYEEALKEPHTRPMDFTGRPLRGFVYVLPRGVQSPAALKGWVDLTLRHAASLPTKRR, from the coding sequence ATGGCGTATAACGAACCACTGGCCAGCCGAGTCAGACACGTCCTCGCCCGCCGCAAGGGGCTGACGGAGAAGCAGATGTTCGGCGGCCTGGCCTTCTTGCTGCATGGCAAGATGTGTTGTGGCGTGTTGCAGGATAAGCTCGTCGTCCGCGTGGGACCTGCACACTACGAGGAAGCGCTCAAAGAGCCCCATACTCGGCCGATGGACTTCACCGGCCGACCCCTGAGAGGCTTTGTCTACGTGCTGCCCCGAGGCGTCCAGAGTCCGGCAGCCTTGAAGGGGTGGGTGGATCTTACCTTGCGCCACGCGGCGTCGTTGCCCACGAAGCGAAGGTGA
- a CDS encoding SRPBCC family protein — translation MCNAFQGSSEILINSRPEPIWAVLADSTCLPQWATMVKSTTGTAERVGSTRTCQVEWEGRKDQVVERCIEAVPPRKIGWIMEQGMMTKMFSTIQFGFELEPQGASQTLLRLGFLYEPRHLLARLMYALMMRQKMASLRQTLLENLKTLVERRAAAHGV, via the coding sequence AATCCTGATCAATTCCAGGCCTGAGCCCATCTGGGCTGTCTTGGCCGACTCGACGTGCCTGCCGCAATGGGCCACGATGGTGAAATCAACGACGGGAACAGCAGAGCGCGTTGGGTCAACCAGGACGTGTCAGGTTGAGTGGGAAGGCCGCAAAGATCAAGTCGTGGAACGGTGCATCGAGGCCGTCCCTCCGCGGAAGATCGGCTGGATCATGGAACAGGGCATGATGACCAAGATGTTTTCAACAATCCAATTTGGCTTCGAGCTGGAACCACAGGGCGCCAGCCAGACCCTGCTTCGGCTTGGGTTTCTGTACGAACCCAGACATCTGCTGGCCCGCCTCATGTATGCCCTGATGATGCGGCAGAAGATGGCATCGTTGCGGCAGACGCTGTTGGAGAACCTTAAAACGTTGGTGGAGCGGCGAGCGGCAGCCCATGGCGTATAA